A genomic stretch from Planctomycetaceae bacterium includes:
- a CDS encoding RNA pseudouridine synthase, whose amino-acid sequence MKYDIYLGMEIIYQDNDILAIDKPAGVSVTHDRGGNDSIIELIQRKPGFEDTLVVHRLDKDTSGIMVLARNADSHRRYCQLFEESQVRKIYLALVTGIPDGTTGEIDAPLMQDKKDVLKMSVDMKKGKESQTRWQLLADFGRVSLVAARPLTGRTHQIRVHFQYAGFPLAIDPLYSGNEPIMLSSFKSKYKLGKFAEEKPLIERLTLCAYELEIENHHFIAPVEKKLKATIKMLKKYSSKKNSSFLNEEHFEQILASKPLTLDI is encoded by the coding sequence ATGAAATATGATATATATTTAGGGATGGAAATAATATATCAGGACAACGACATATTGGCGATTGATAAGCCCGCCGGCGTAAGCGTTACCCACGACCGCGGCGGAAACGACAGCATTATAGAATTGATTCAGCGAAAGCCCGGCTTTGAAGACACGCTTGTCGTCCACCGGCTCGACAAAGACACCAGCGGAATAATGGTACTGGCAAGAAACGCTGATTCGCATCGGCGTTACTGTCAGCTTTTCGAAGAATCCCAAGTCAGAAAAATTTATCTGGCACTGGTAACCGGCATACCTGATGGAACCACCGGCGAAATTGACGCCCCGCTTATGCAGGACAAAAAAGACGTACTAAAAATGTCGGTTGATATGAAAAAAGGCAAAGAATCGCAGACCCGCTGGCAGCTTTTGGCTGATTTTGGCAGAGTATCCCTCGTCGCCGCCCGCCCGCTGACAGGCAGAACGCATCAGATTCGCGTGCATTTTCAATACGCAGGTTTCCCATTAGCCATTGACCCGTTATACAGCGGCAATGAGCCGATTATGCTTTCGAGTTTCAAATCTAAATACAAGCTCGGCAAATTCGCCGAGGAAAAACCGCTAATCGAAAGATTAACGCTTTGCGCGTATGAGCTGGAGATAGAAAACCATCACTTTATCGCGCCGGTAGAGAAAAAACTCAAGGCAACGATAAAAATGCTCAAAAAATATAGCTCAAAGAAAAATTCCTCATTCCTGAACGAGGAGCATTTCGAGCAGATTCTGGCCTCAAAGCCCTTGACACTCGATATTTGA